DNA from bacterium:
ATATATCGTGATTACTTTCACGAGCGTTCTTTTAGCGCGGCGCCGCCGTCGACCTAAGCCCGCGTTAAGTTCCCTTTAAGGAGGATAAATTGAAGAACGAAAAAGAGTTGATCGAAAAGGCCAAGAAACCCGGCCAGGACGCGATGAAGCTGCACCCGTTCTACCGCGGCAAGGTGGAGATTACGCCCAAGTGCCGCGTCGCGTCGTTCGACGACTTCGCGATCTGGTACACGCCGGGCGTGGCCGAGCCCTGCAAGGATATCGCCAGGCACCCGGAGAAGGTGTTCGTTCACACCAACAAGGCCAACTTCGTCGCCGTCGTCTCGGACGGGACGCGGGTACTGGGCCTGGGGGACATCGGCCCGGAGGCCGCGATGCCGGTGATGGAGGGCAAGGCGCTACTGTTCAAATACCTCGGCGGCGTCGACGCCTTCCCGATCTGCGTCGACACCAGGGACCCGGACGAGATTATCGACTTCGTCCTCAAGCTGCAGCCGTGCTTCGGCGGCATAAACCTCGAGGACATCGCCCAGCCCAAGTGCTTTCGCATACTCGAGACGCTGCGGGAGAAGGCCCGCATCCCGGTGTGGCACGACGACCAGCAGGGCACGGCCTCCGTCACGACGGCCGGCGTCATTAATGCCCTCCGCATCGTCGGCAAGAAGAAAGAGGACGTCAAGGTCGTCATGGTCGGCGCCGGCGCCTCCTGCATCGCCATCGCCCGGGTCCTCATCAAGTTCGGCATCGACGCCAAGCACATCATAATGTGCGACTCCAAGGACACGCTGCACGCCGGCCGCGACGACCTCAAAGGCGGCGAGTTCAAGGAGAAGTGGCATTTCTGCGAGATAACGAACGAGAAGAACGTGACCGGCGGCCCGGGCGAAGCGGCCAAGGGCGCCGACGTTATGATCGCGCTGTCCAAGCCGGGGCCCGACACCGTCAAGCCGGAGTGGATCGCGCGTATGGCGAAGGACGCCGTCGTCTTCGTGTGCGCCAATCCGGTCCCGGAAATCTGGCCGTGGAAAGCGCACGAGGCGGGCGCCCGCATCGTCGCCACCGGCCGCTCCGACTTCCCCAACCAGGTCAACAACTCGCTGGGCTTCCCCGGCATCTTCCGCGGCACGCTGGACGTCCAGGCCAAGACCATCACCGACGAGATGGCCATCGCCGCAGCGCAGGAGCTGGCCGACATCGCCTACGACAAGGGCATACACGAGGAGTACCTTATCCCGACGATGGACGAGTGGGCGGTCTATCCGCGGGAGGCCGTCGCCGTGGGCCTTAAAGCTATCGAGCAGGGCATCGCCCGCATCAAAGCCTCCCCCGAGGAGCTACTCAAGCAGGCCGAGGACGTTATCCGCAAAGCCCGGGCGGAGACCCAATTGCTGATGAAGGAGGGCTTCATCCCGCTCGAGACCGCCGAACGCGTCCATATGGGCGGCTAAGAATTTAGCGGATTTTTCGCAATGAAGAAGGCAACCCCCGCGGGTTGCCTTTTTTATCGATTGTAAACGGCGACCACGGTCGGAGAAGCCCTTGACCCTTGACGCCCGCCCCCGTAGACTTTATAATCAGGCCGTGGCTCGAGATGAGGAGAACTCGGCGGACGAGGCGACGTGGCGGCGGGCGCTGCGGGAATTCGCCGCCGAGGTGCGCGAGAAGTTCGGCGGCGCCGTCGAGCGCGTCATCCTGTACGGCTCCCGGGCGCGGGGAGACGATGCCCCCGACAGCGACGTCGACGTCATCGTCTTCCTGGCCGAGGGCACGGACCTCGTGGAGGCGCGGGGCGCCCTGTCCGACCTCGCCTGCGACGTCGCGGCCCGGTACGGGTTCCCGTTCCTCATCCAGGCCCTCGCCTACACCGAGGAATCCTTCCGCCGCCGGGCGAGCTATTTCTTTATAAAAAACGTCAAAAAGGAGGGCGTGCCGATATGACCCTCCTCGAGACGGTCAAACACTACGTGACGGCGGCGCGGGAAGCCCTCGCCGCGGCGGAACGAAACTTAGCCGCGCGCGCCTACCGGAGCGCGGTCCACGAGGCGTATTACGCCGCGTTTTACGCCGCGACCGCGGCCCTCGCGACGCGGGGATTACATTATAAACGGCACTCAGCCGTCGTCGCCAACTTCAACCGCCTTTTCGTCTACGAGGATAAGTCGTTCGAAGCCGAAATGGCGGGGCGGCTCCAACGGCTGTTGGACGTGCGCCTCCAATTCGACTACGAGCCGATACCCGCGGAGGAAAGCGCCGCTGAAGCCGCGTTGTCGGCCACGAGCGCCTTCGTAGCCGATGTCCTCCCGTACGTGGAGGCGTGGCTCGAGACGGCCGGCGATAAAGAACCATAACCTCCGACGATATGCCCGACACTTTCCACAACTACATAAACGGCGGCTGGGTCCCCGCGGACGGCGAACTCCACGAGAACGCCAACCCCGCCGACATCCGCGAGCTGGTGAGTATACACTCGCGCGGCAGCCGCGCCGACGCCTTCGCCGCGCTCGAGGCCGCGACGAAAGCGTTCCCGGCCTGGCGCGATACGCCGGCGCCCGAGCGGGGCGAGTACCTGGCCCGGGCCGCGGCCTTGCTCCGCGAGCGCGCCGACGACATAGGCCGCGACTTCACCCGCGAGGAGGGCAAAACCCTACGCGAGGCGCGCGGCGAGACGCTGCGGGCGGCGCAGATATTCGAGTTCTTCGCCGGCGAGGGGAGGCGGCTGGGCGGCCGGACCTTCCCCGCCGACGGCCGCGACACCTTCCTCTACACCCTCCGCGAGCCGCTGGGCGTGGTCGCCCTCGTCACGCCGTGGAACTTCCCCGTCGCCATCCCGGCCTGGAAGCTCGCGCCGGCGCTGGTCGCCGGCAACACGGCCGTCCTCAAGCCGGCCACCAACACACCGCTCACGGCGGTGCATCTATTCGAGTGCCTGGCGGACGCGGGGTTGCCGGCGGGGGTGGCGAACATGGTCTACGGCCCGGGCGCCGAGCTGGGCGACGTCTTCTGCGAGAGCGAGGACGTTCGCGCCATATCGTTCACCGGCTCGAGCGACGTGGGGAAGGCGCTGGCGGCGAAGGCCCACCGACGCCTCGTCAAGGTCCAGCTCGAGCTGGGCGGCAAGAACCCGCTCCTCCTGGCGGGCGACGGCGACGTCGAGCGCGCGGCGGCGTACGCCGCCGACGGCGCCTTCGGCTCCACCGGCCAGAAGTGCACGGCGACGAGCCGGGCGATAATCCCGCGGGGCCGCGTCGGCGAGTTCGTCGCCAAAGTCGCCGCGGCGGCCGGAAAAATCGTCGTCGGCGACGGCCTGCGCGACGACGTGGATATGGGCCCCCTCATAGACGCCGACGCGCTCGCGCACGTGCTCGGCCATATCGAGGTTGCGAAGGAGGAGGGCGCGACGCTGGCCTGCGGCGGCCGGCGCCTCGACTACGGCGACCTGCAGCACGGCTTCTTCGTCGAGCCCGCGGTCTTCGTGGGCGTCACGCCCGAGATGACTATTTGGCGGGAGGAGGTCTTCGGGCCGGTCTTGGCCGTTATCGCCTACGACGACTTCGACGAGGCCATAGCGCTCGCGAACGATACGGCGTACGGCCTGTCGGCGACGTTGGTCACCAAGGACCTTGGCCGGGCGATGAGGTATATAAAACGAATCGAGGCCGGCGTGGTCCACGTCAACTCGCCGACCGTCGGCGCGGCGTGCCACGTCCCCTTCGGCGGCTACAAGGAGTCGTCCTCCGGCTCGCGGGAGCAGGGCCGGGAGGCGCTGGAGTTCTTCACGCAGCTCAAGACGGTGTACCTGGATATTTAAAAGCTGGTCGTAGGGAAAAAAGCCGCCCTTCCGGGCGGCCTTATTTATTCCAACGAGAAAACCGCCGACGCTACGCGCCGCTGACGTACGCGATAAGCAGGCCGATGAGGACCAGCGGCTTGACGACGTCGGAGTAGAACGGCGGCCCGGCGTTGCCCGGCGTGAAATTGCGGGTCTTCACCATCTCGCGGATGTGGCCTACGCCGCAACCCAGCAGCCACACGGAGCTCGCGACGACGGTCGCGGCCCAGAAGTTGCCCCGTATCCAGATGCAGAGGAAGCCCAGGACCGCGTGGCTCAGGTTCGACACGGCCACTTCCCACTGGAACGGGTTGCCCGTCGGCCAGCCGATGTACTTGGCGACGCGGTCGGCGTTGAAGGCGTGGCCCAAAAACGCGTACAACCCCGACAGGCCGATGAGGAATACTATGAAATAAAAAAGCAGCGTTTCTATTACGGCCGTTTTCGCGACGACGATTTGGACCACCGCCGCGGCGGCGGCCAGGACGGGTAGGAAGGCGTACATCACTCTCCCGCCTCTCAACGTGAATATCGCCAACCCTCCTACTGCGAGGCTTACGATAAGTACTAAGTTCGCCACGGCCTTACCTCCTTATTAGAAAACCGAGGGCTCTTCCCATTTTCTAATTAGATTTATTAAAAACGCCGAGCCGCCTCGGCACCAGCTCGAGTGCCCGCGGCTCGAGCCGTTACGGAGCACTCGTATCTATCGCCGCGCGGCGCGCCGGCGAAAAAAAGAAACCGCACGCCGTCGACGTTGCGACGGCCGCGCGGTCTCTGCTCATTTTAGGTAACTTAAATATCTATTTAAAGAACGTTTTGAGGAAACCCAGCGAGTAGTTGGGGACCTTGCCGCCCTCGCGCCACGGCCCGGTTAGGTACGGGCTGTAGTCCACCTCGCCCTTCGCGCGGTTGTCGTGGTAGTCGTAAATCCTCCTATTGATGAAGCTCGGGTCGGCTGAGCCCCACCAGCAGTTCGTGGCGTCGACGTTGTTGCTCGAGCCGTTGTAAAAATTCCACATCCCGTCGTTGTTGCAGAGGTCGCAGTAATTCGCCGTTACGAAGCAGTTCCAAAGGGTTTTAACGCCGGCGTAGCCGTTATGTTCGACGGTCAGATGATATAACTTGGCGCGGGAGTTATAGGCGAGGACGCCGTTGTTCAGGCAGTAGCGGATGATCGTACCCTCGAACGAGGAGCGGGAAGAGCCGATCGAATTAACGTTAGCGAGCCGCAGGCCGTTGGTGGCGAATTCGATTATCGCGTTTTCGAGTATAATTTGGTTCGAGCCCTCGACGACGACGGCGCCCCAGTCGCCCATCTTCTTGACGCCGTTGGCCGAGGTGAATTTGACCGGTAAGCCGGTTTTGCCCTCGGCGACGAGGGTGCCTTTTCGCACCACCAGCTCGGCGCCGTCCTCGTAGCCGCCGGTCCCTTTTACCTCGTAAAATCGAACGTCGACGCCCGCCTCGATCGTGAGCGTGGCACCGTTCTCGATGGCCACGTCGCCATATATATTGACCGGCCCCCCGGTGCGTTTCCACGTCGTGTCGGTCACGATATTTCCGGCGCGGATGTCGACCGCGGCAAACACGGCGCCGGCCGAAAGCGCCAGCGCCAAGGGAATACTAATAAGCTTACGAAGCATGATACGCTCGCTTCCCCTCCTCGCGAAGCAATTGAGAGCCTAGCACAAAAAGCCCCCCTGTGCAACTATAATATCCCCAAAACACCCCGGTAAAAACGCTTCCTTCTATCCCCCCGAACGTCGAATCGGCCCGTTTTCTTCATACCACATATAGGAATCTTAAAAAACTACCGGCTGGGGAGCGACGAGGGAACCTCTAAAAGCCAAATATACCACCGTAAGACGCCGGACCGGCGCCGGCTCGAGCCCCCAACCGGGCCCACGTCCACCACGTCGAAATCGCGGGCCAGCGTAGTCGTCAGGCCCAGGATATAGTCGTCGCGCTCGGGCGGCGCCGTCGGCAGCTCGCTCACGAAGTACGCGCGCCGTACGCCCCGCGCGGCCAGCCCGGCGCCTACTTCCGCTAGTCGCCCCTCCTCCTCAACCAGCACGAACGGCTGGCGGAAGTACAACGGCGCGGCGTACGCCGGGAGGTACCATTTATTGGTCAAGGCCGGCGCCGCGGCGCGCGAGGCGAGGTCGGCGACGAGGTCGCCGTGGGCGGCCTTCGTCGCGGCGAAGCGGAACAGGCCGAAGAGCTGCGTGGCGGCGGACAGCGTCGCGAGGGCGATTATGAAGGCCGCCCGCAGGGCCCGGCCGCGCGCGCCGTCCCCCGCGGCCGCCCTGGCCAACGCGACGGCCGCGGCGGGTACGACGTACAGCAGGAACCGCGGCCCCCAGCCGTAGCCGCTGGTATCGGGGACGACGACGAACAGCGTGGCCGCGAAGGCCGCGGCGGCGACGTAGAACGACTTCTCGAGCGGCGACACCCCCCGGAACGAGCGCCGCACTTCGGCTCGAGCCAGGAAGGCGAGGCCGAAGACGGCCGGAAAGGCGGCCGCGAGCGGCGTCGCGTGGCCCCGGAAAAATTGCCAATACGCCAACGTCAGCGGTACCGCGCCGGCGGCGGCGACGTACGCGCCGGGCCGCCATTTCACGCCTATAAGTGCGAATAGGACTACGCCGGCCGCGGCCGCGCCCAAGTACCAGGGGAAGACGGGCACCAGCGAGTGGCCTACGCCGTAGAGGAACGCCGCCGGGCCGTGCGGCGCGCCGTATCCGAGGTTGGCGCCCAGCCGTACGAACGCCGGTTGGCCCCACGCCGCCAGCATCAGCAGCTCGAGGCCCACCGCGGTGACGGCGAAGGCCGCCGCGGGCCAAACGCCCGTCCGGAGCCGTTCGCCTTTGTTAAATAAAAATAGCGCGGTTATGCTCCACGCCGCGAGCCAGTAGAACTCGGGCCGGAGCGCCGCGCCCATACCCCACAGCGCGCCGGCGACCGACAGCCGCGCCGGTGACCGTTTGAGGAGCAGCGCGAAGCCGCCCAGCCACAGCGCGACCGCGGCCGTGTGCTCCCAATAACACAGCGTGTAGAAAAATATGGGGCTCGCGAAGGCGACGACGGCGCCCGCGAACCAGGGCCGACGCACGCCGAACGCCCGGGCGAGCTTTATCGTCAGGGCCACCGACGCCGCGCCGGCCAGCAGCGGCAAAATATACAGGCCGCGAAAGCCAAAGAGAAGCCACCCCGGCGCCGACGCCAACGCGAACAACAGCGCGTGCGGCGAATAAAGCTCGCCGCGGCGCAGCTCGAAGAAGCGCTCGACGACGGCGTAGCGGCGCTCCAGGCCCAGCGCGTCGCCGGGCCAATTGATGCGGGCCGACCGGAAGCCGCTCTCGGCCAGCGAGCGGAGCTGGATGAACTTCACGCCCTCGTCGGAGGAGAAAAAACCGTCCGCCGGCAGCAGGATGAGGACCAGCGCCGCCGCGGCGACGAAGAAAACCGAAGTTGTC
Protein-coding regions in this window:
- a CDS encoding nucleotidyltransferase domain-containing protein, producing the protein MTLDARPRRLYNQAVARDEENSADEATWRRALREFAAEVREKFGGAVERVILYGSRARGDDAPDSDVDVIVFLAEGTDLVEARGALSDLACDVAARYGFPFLIQALAYTEESFRRRASYFFIKNVKKEGVPI
- a CDS encoding NADP-dependent malic enzyme, which encodes MKNEKELIEKAKKPGQDAMKLHPFYRGKVEITPKCRVASFDDFAIWYTPGVAEPCKDIARHPEKVFVHTNKANFVAVVSDGTRVLGLGDIGPEAAMPVMEGKALLFKYLGGVDAFPICVDTRDPDEIIDFVLKLQPCFGGINLEDIAQPKCFRILETLREKARIPVWHDDQQGTASVTTAGVINALRIVGKKKEDVKVVMVGAGASCIAIARVLIKFGIDAKHIIMCDSKDTLHAGRDDLKGGEFKEKWHFCEITNEKNVTGGPGEAAKGADVMIALSKPGPDTVKPEWIARMAKDAVVFVCANPVPEIWPWKAHEAGARIVATGRSDFPNQVNNSLGFPGIFRGTLDVQAKTITDEMAIAAAQELADIAYDKGIHEEYLIPTMDEWAVYPREAVAVGLKAIEQGIARIKASPEELLKQAEDVIRKARAETQLLMKEGFIPLETAERVHMGG
- a CDS encoding DUF6790 family protein, whose amino-acid sequence is MANLVLIVSLAVGGLAIFTLRGGRVMYAFLPVLAAAAAVVQIVVAKTAVIETLLFYFIVFLIGLSGLYAFLGHAFNADRVAKYIGWPTGNPFQWEVAVSNLSHAVLGFLCIWIRGNFWAATVVASSVWLLGCGVGHIREMVKTRNFTPGNAGPPFYSDVVKPLVLIGLLIAYVSGA
- a CDS encoding right-handed parallel beta-helix repeat-containing protein; translation: MLRKLISIPLALALSAGAVFAAVDIRAGNIVTDTTWKRTGGPVNIYGDVAIENGATLTIEAGVDVRFYEVKGTGGYEDGAELVVRKGTLVAEGKTGLPVKFTSANGVKKMGDWGAVVVEGSNQIILENAIIEFATNGLRLANVNSIGSSRSSFEGTIIRYCLNNGVLAYNSRAKLYHLTVEHNGYAGVKTLWNCFVTANYCDLCNNDGMWNFYNGSSNNVDATNCWWGSADPSFINRRIYDYHDNRAKGEVDYSPYLTGPWREGGKVPNYSLGFLKTFFK
- a CDS encoding HEPN domain-containing protein, yielding MTLLETVKHYVTAAREALAAAERNLAARAYRSAVHEAYYAAFYAATAALATRGLHYKRHSAVVANFNRLFVYEDKSFEAEMAGRLQRLLDVRLQFDYEPIPAEESAAEAALSATSAFVADVLPYVEAWLETAGDKEP
- a CDS encoding aldehyde dehydrogenase family protein — translated: MPDTFHNYINGGWVPADGELHENANPADIRELVSIHSRGSRADAFAALEAATKAFPAWRDTPAPERGEYLARAAALLRERADDIGRDFTREEGKTLREARGETLRAAQIFEFFAGEGRRLGGRTFPADGRDTFLYTLREPLGVVALVTPWNFPVAIPAWKLAPALVAGNTAVLKPATNTPLTAVHLFECLADAGLPAGVANMVYGPGAELGDVFCESEDVRAISFTGSSDVGKALAAKAHRRLVKVQLELGGKNPLLLAGDGDVERAAAYAADGAFGSTGQKCTATSRAIIPRGRVGEFVAKVAAAAGKIVVGDGLRDDVDMGPLIDADALAHVLGHIEVAKEEGATLACGGRRLDYGDLQHGFFVEPAVFVGVTPEMTIWREEVFGPVLAVIAYDDFDEAIALANDTAYGLSATLVTKDLGRAMRYIKRIEAGVVHVNSPTVGAACHVPFGGYKESSSGSREQGREALEFFTQLKTVYLDI